In the genome of Elusimicrobiota bacterium, the window AAGTGTAAAGGACTCAAAAATACTTGCTGCAGGGTTAGGGATTGAATTTAAAGTTGTGCCTATTACTGAAGTTTATAATGCATACCTCAATGTGTTTAGAAAACAATTTCGCGGAGCTAAACCTGATATAACCGAAGAAAATGTGCAAGCGCGTATCCGCGGGAATTTATTAATGGCATTCTCCAATAAGTACGGATACCTTTTATTGTCTACGGGTAATAAAAGCGAGTTGGCAGTTGGATATTGCACGCTATACGGTGATATGAGCGGGGGTTTAGCCGTGATTTCCGATGTGCCTAAAACTATGGTGTACAGACTTGCAGAGTATATTAATATAAAAAATAGAGTTATTCCGAAAAGTGTTTTCACAAAACCACCGTCAGCAGAATTACGGGCGAATCAAACTGATCAGGATACTTTGCCGCCGTATAACGTGTTGGATCAGATATTGTATTTTTACATAGATGAAAACTGTTCGCCTGAAGAAATTGTGTCATACGGTTATAACAAGGATACAGTGAAATGGGTGACACGTACTGTTGATAAAAATGAGTTTAAACGCCGTCAAGCAGCACCTGGTTTGAAAGTTACTTCAAAAGCCTTCGGTACTGGCCGGAGGATGGTTATTGCTGCTAAGTATTATTAAGATGCCAGCTATACGTTTCTACACTTTCGGTTGTAAGGTCAATCAAACAGAAACTCAATCTGTTATTGACAAAATGCCGGGTGGGTATTGGATTGCGGATGATAATAGTGAAGCTGATATTTTATTTATTAATAGTTGTACTGTTACTTCCGAAGCGGACCGCCAGTGCAGGCAGTTGATACGGAGTTACTGCCGTGTGAATCCGCGGGGAATCGTAGTACTTACTGGTTGCTATGCTGAACGTGCAACTGAGGTTTTACAATCGGAATTCCCGGCGGTACGTATTATAAAAAAAAATGAGTGCGGTGATTTCTGGGATATAATTGAAAAATATTCTGCAGAAGATGTTTCTCAAAAACAACGGGTCTCAGCAGGTTTCGCAAATGTTAGAAGTTATGTAAAGGTACAGGATGGGTGTAACCAGTTTTGTAGTTATTGCATAGTTCCTTATGTCCGTCCAATACTTTCAAGCCGTAAAACGGAAGATGTATTGAGTGAAGTAAAACGTAAAGTTGATACCGGTGTAAAAGAAATTGTGCTTACTGGTATACGTTTAGGCAAGTATAAGTCAGGGAGTTGCGGTTTGGTTAATCTGATTGACAAAGTTACGCAGGTTAATGGTAT includes:
- the mtaB gene encoding tRNA (N(6)-L-threonylcarbamoyladenosine(37)-C(2))-methylthiotransferase MtaB, which codes for MLLSIIKMPAIRFYTFGCKVNQTETQSVIDKMPGGYWIADDNSEADILFINSCTVTSEADRQCRQLIRSYCRVNPRGIVVLTGCYAERATEVLQSEFPAVRIIKKNECGDFWDIIEKYSAEDVSQKQRVSAGFANVRSYVKVQDGCNQFCSYCIVPYVRPILSSRKTEDVLSEVKRKVDTGVKEIVLTGIRLGKYKSGSCGLVNLIDKVTQVNGIQRVRLSSIELIEVSDELLRLIKKNTKLCRHLHIPVQHCHNDVLKAMNRPYFIEEFVEKIAKVREQIPDCGITTDVITGFPAETLGKFEDSFRVLKKIGFSRLHVFRYSPREGTLAYQTMKDCVDNKEKKRRSKVLLQLDLELRQKFAEKFVGTRVEVLLENKRSAGNGYIFGYSGNYIEVFVDTDSVNTLCSAIIVKIEKGRAIARI